In the genome of Mucilaginibacter sp. 14171R-50, the window TTACTGCGCGATACGCTGGTAATTACCCAGGTTAACGCCGGCGGGCCCGCCGCTAAAGCAGGTATAATTACCGGCGACAGGATCATACAAGTGGATGGCAAACCCTTTTCGGGCACCAAATTAAAGTCAGACCGCATCAGTAAAACCTTTAGGGGCGAAAAGGACACACAAATAACGCTTGGCGTTGTAAGAAACGGCTGGAAGGCAATCAAAAACATCCCCATAAAACGTGGCCGGGTAGCGCTGAGCAGCCTTGACGCCGCATACACCACTGGCAATACCGGGTATATCAAAATAAGCAAGTTTGCATCAACTACTGATAACGATTTTAAAGACGCGCTTAAAACGCTGAAAGCCGAAGGCATGCAAAAGCTGGTGCTTGACCTGCGTGGAAATGGCGGCGGTTACTTAAACACGGCAACTGCTTTAGCCGATGAGTTTTTACCCGGGGGTAAGCTGATTGTTTACACCAAAGGAAGCCACGAACCCAGAACTGATTACTTTGCCACCGACTCGGGCAATTACGAAAAGGGCGCACTTACGGTACTTATTGATGAGTATTCGGCTTCAGCAAGCGAAATTTTGGCGGGCGCCTTGCAGGATCTTGACAGGGCCATTATTGTTGGGCGCCGTTCTTTTGGTAAGGGCCTGGTGCAGCAACAGTTTCCGTTTGCAGATGGTACTGCAATAAATTTAACGGTAGCGAGATATTACACGCCTTCGGGCCGGTCAATACAAAAATCGTATAAAAATGGCGTTGCCAGTTACCGCAACGAGCTGGCTAACCGGGTGCGAAAAGGTGAACTGTTAAGCGCGGAAAGTAGTTTAAGCGACAGCGCATTTATCGGCGGCTCAGCCTATCATACAACCAAGGGACGAAAAGTTTTTAGTCGCGGCGGCATAATGCCAGATGTATTTGTACCTGCCGATACCACAGAGAACACACAACTTGTAGAAGACCTTGCGGATAACCAGCTTTTTACGGCTTATGTGATTGACAGGCTGCAACCCGTGATTGCCAAATATGCAACTGCCGATAGCTTTATAGATCAATACCACATCACTGAAGACGTTTTAAATAATTTTATAGCTTACGCGTCGCAAACGATAAAATATATTAATCCTGCGGATCTGAAGTTATCAAAGGAGTTTATTAAAACACTGATCAAAGCGCATGCAGCGCGTTTTAAATGGGGCAATAACGCTTATTACCGCGTACTAAACACAAGCGATACTACCTTTAAAATTGCATTGCTGCAGTAACGAAAGCAGATGTGCAGATAAAAAAGAAGTCAGCATAGCCGTGCTGATATGATCTTGTACACCCTCAGAAGCTTATACCCGTACC includes:
- a CDS encoding S41 family peptidase, with translation MKRIAGIIFRTVILILIGIAIGILITGDNIGGRRIGLNFSGPDKISRVLDLVSTKYVDSVNTDSVEGATVNDMLQSLDPHSVYLPAKQARSINERLEGGFNGIGLEYQLLRDTLVITQVNAGGPAAKAGIITGDRIIQVDGKPFSGTKLKSDRISKTFRGEKDTQITLGVVRNGWKAIKNIPIKRGRVALSSLDAAYTTGNTGYIKISKFASTTDNDFKDALKTLKAEGMQKLVLDLRGNGGGYLNTATALADEFLPGGKLIVYTKGSHEPRTDYFATDSGNYEKGALTVLIDEYSASASEILAGALQDLDRAIIVGRRSFGKGLVQQQFPFADGTAINLTVARYYTPSGRSIQKSYKNGVASYRNELANRVRKGELLSAESSLSDSAFIGGSAYHTTKGRKVFSRGGIMPDVFVPADTTENTQLVEDLADNQLFTAYVIDRLQPVIAKYATADSFIDQYHITEDVLNNFIAYASQTIKYINPADLKLSKEFIKTLIKAHAARFKWGNNAYYRVLNTSDTTFKIALLQ